The proteins below are encoded in one region of Salmo salar chromosome ssa02, Ssal_v3.1, whole genome shotgun sequence:
- the LOC106594917 gene encoding uncharacterized protein: MEIVIGLLLSSLSLYCDFTDAECLVISPARLVVKYGDPASAKCTSDQPKQLGWEATHGGTGLTDKKVKFLNWSVDSVTDWNIKPTCHTEAGQCQKQLDITVYKLPDSVSMTGPSGPMVEGKEYEFKCLIQKVAPGNSLNVSFYKASAIGRKTKTLLYAPDVPRQTTKEPISGEYPLLWSPSRGDDGAQLWCSALLGLGELGPQPPPEVESEPFKLTVHSCSGQAAGSAMVAVFLLQLIHWL, from the exons ATGGAGATTGTAATTGGTCTACTTCTTTCATCATTGTCTCTGTATTGTGACTTCACCG ATGCCGAGTGCCTGGTGATCAGTCCTGCCAGGCTGGTGGTGAAGTATGGAGACCCAGCTTCAGCCAAATGCACCTCCGATCAGCCTAAGCAATTGGGCTGGGAGGCGACGCATGGAGGGACGGGTCTAACAGACAAGAAGGTGAAGTTCCTAAACTGGAGTGTGGACAG TGTGACTGACTGGAATATCAAACCAACATGCCACACAGAAGCAGGCCAGTGTCAGAAACAGCTGGACATCACAGTTTATA AGCTTCCAGACAGTGTGTCCATGACAGGCCCCTCAGGTCCGATGGTTGAGGGGAAAGAGTACGAGTTTAAGTGTCTCATCCAGAAGGTCGCTCCAGGTAACAGTCTCAATGTGTCCTTCTACAAAGCCTCTGCCATCGGTAGAAAGACAAAGACATTGTTATACGCACCAGATGTACCAAGGCAGACCACCAAGGAACCTATTAGTGGGGAATATCCCCTGCTGTGGTCCCCCAGTAGAGGTGATGATGGGGCCCAGCTCTGGTGTTCAGCCCTGTTAGGACTGGGAGAACTGGGACCCCAACCTCCTCCTGAAGTGGAATCAGAGCCCTTCAAACTCACCGTGCACT CATGTTCCGGTCAGGCTGCTGGAAGTGCCATGGTGGCGGTGTTTCTCCTCCAGCTCATTCATTGGCTGTAA